The following are encoded together in the Pseudidiomarina andamanensis genome:
- a CDS encoding alpha/beta hydrolase family protein, with translation MLRSISLVLVAAVMSVSTYARDITLEETVTVQSVNSAALAADGQLAAFTRVVPRQPYVDDDGSSYIELFTVRGNSASVPFITGKESLGAVSFNGQTIYFLAKREGVKHTSLYKMATTGGEAQLALSHDAAISSYAISADGRYIAFRARSKADDTKSKLAKKGFKAEVYEEEHQFTHLWLYDTQAENAKPVQLTDSQQVLSVAFRPEHEQLLVRVAPTALVDDNYMSSQYQLLDLNGKQVSSFESVGKLGKAEFSPDGRYLAVIGAADYNDPSDGRLYVYDTSKENERREVLPDYQGHVQDIAWRRNDELIWLGHRGTQSEVQALTMQWLETRIIMEPSELIAVDIEVTPGHDDVLVRAHSAAHPTELFRISGQRIERLTNSNPWLADVTMPRQETVRYKARDGLDLEGIVVYPTDYKEGQRYPLIMVVHGGPEAHYSNGWLDRYGSPVKYAAQQGYALFFPNYRGSTGRGVEFSKLGQNDYAGKEFDDLVDGKNHLVEMGLVDAKKVGITGGSYGGFASAWGATALTEHFAASVMFVGISDNISKFGTTDIAKEMHAVHARSYPWEKWQWYLERSPIYHAEKARTPILIMHGKEDTRVHPSQSMELYRYLKTHGNVPVRLVLYPGEGHGNRRVAAQLDYAMRLMRWMQHFLVEGNKEAPAHELPHAEKLK, from the coding sequence ATGCTGCGCAGCATTAGTCTTGTATTAGTCGCTGCGGTAATGTCAGTTTCTACCTACGCGCGTGACATCACGCTCGAAGAAACCGTTACCGTTCAATCTGTAAATAGTGCCGCACTTGCCGCTGACGGTCAGTTGGCTGCCTTTACGCGAGTCGTGCCACGCCAACCGTATGTTGATGACGATGGCAGTTCCTATATTGAGCTATTTACCGTGCGCGGCAATTCCGCAAGCGTACCGTTCATTACCGGAAAAGAAAGCTTGGGCGCTGTTAGTTTCAATGGCCAAACTATTTATTTCTTGGCGAAACGTGAAGGTGTCAAACATACCAGTCTCTATAAAATGGCGACCACCGGTGGTGAAGCGCAACTGGCTCTGAGCCATGATGCTGCCATAAGCAGCTATGCTATTAGCGCCGACGGCCGCTACATTGCATTTCGTGCACGTAGCAAAGCCGACGACACAAAATCGAAACTCGCTAAAAAAGGCTTCAAAGCTGAAGTTTATGAAGAAGAACATCAGTTTACTCATCTATGGCTTTACGATACCCAAGCTGAAAACGCTAAGCCAGTTCAGTTAACTGACTCTCAGCAAGTACTTTCTGTAGCATTTCGCCCAGAGCACGAACAATTATTGGTTCGTGTAGCGCCGACCGCGCTTGTTGATGACAATTATATGAGCAGCCAATATCAATTGCTCGACCTCAACGGCAAACAAGTCAGCTCTTTTGAGTCAGTTGGTAAGTTAGGTAAAGCTGAATTCTCGCCAGACGGCCGATACTTAGCCGTGATCGGCGCCGCCGATTACAACGACCCGTCCGATGGTCGTCTATATGTGTATGACACCAGCAAAGAGAACGAGCGCAGAGAAGTATTACCGGATTACCAAGGCCACGTGCAAGATATCGCTTGGCGTCGTAACGATGAGTTAATCTGGTTAGGTCACCGTGGCACCCAAAGCGAAGTGCAAGCGCTTACCATGCAATGGCTAGAAACGCGCATTATTATGGAGCCTAGTGAGTTAATTGCGGTTGATATTGAAGTAACGCCAGGGCACGACGATGTGTTAGTACGTGCTCACAGTGCCGCTCACCCGACTGAATTGTTCCGTATTAGTGGCCAGCGTATTGAACGCCTTACGAATTCAAACCCTTGGTTAGCCGACGTCACCATGCCGCGTCAAGAAACCGTGCGTTACAAAGCGCGTGACGGCCTTGATCTTGAAGGTATTGTGGTTTACCCAACCGATTATAAAGAAGGTCAACGCTACCCATTAATTATGGTGGTTCACGGTGGTCCTGAAGCGCATTACAGCAATGGCTGGCTCGACCGCTACGGTAGCCCTGTGAAATATGCTGCGCAACAAGGCTATGCGTTGTTCTTCCCGAACTACCGTGGAAGTACTGGTCGTGGCGTTGAATTCTCAAAGCTTGGCCAGAACGATTATGCCGGTAAAGAGTTTGATGACTTAGTTGACGGTAAAAATCACTTAGTGGAAATGGGACTGGTTGATGCCAAGAAAGTTGGTATCACTGGCGGCTCATATGGTGGTTTCGCTTCCGCATGGGGTGCCACTGCACTCACTGAACATTTTGCCGCAAGCGTCATGTTTGTGGGTATCAGCGATAACATTTCGAAGTTCGGTACAACCGACATTGCAAAAGAAATGCACGCCGTTCATGCTCGCAGCTATCCGTGGGAAAAATGGCAGTGGTACTTAGAGCGCAGTCCTATTTATCATGCTGAGAAAGCTCGCACACCAATTTTGATCATGCACGGTAAAGAAGATACACGTGTGCATCCAAGTCAATCGATGGAGCTATATCGTTATTTGAAAACCCATGGCAATGTGCCTGTTCGTCTTGTACTTTACCCAGGTGAAGGCCATGGTAACCGCCGTGTTGCTGCGCAGCTAGACTACGCTATGCGCCTCATGCGTTGGATGCAGCACTTCTTGGTAGAAGGTAATAAAGAAGCACCAGCACATGAATTACCTCACGCAGAAAAGCTGAAATAG
- the pckA gene encoding phosphoenolpyruvate carboxykinase (ATP) yields MTDLDLGRYGITDVTEIVHNPSYEQLFEEETRADLQGFEKGVVTDLGAVAVDTGIFTGRSPKDKYIVRDETTKDTLWWADQGKNDNKAITPEIWADLKETVTGQLSGKRLFVVDTYCGANEDTRLAVRFITEVAWQAHFVKNMFIRPSAEELENFTPDFVVMNGAKCINHKWQEHGLNSENFVAFNLTERIQLIGGTWYGGEMKKGMFSIMNYYLPLQGIASMHCSANVGEDGDVAIFFGLSGTGKTTLSTDPKRQLIGDDEHGWDDDGVFNFEGGCYAKTINLSAEAEPDIYNAIRRDALLENVTVDDEGRVDFDDNSKTENTRVSYPIYHIDNIVKPVSKAGHAQKVIFLTADAFGVLPPVSKLTKEQTEYYFLSGFTAKLAGTERGITEPTPTFSSCFGAAFLTLHPTQYAEVLVKRMEASGAEAYLVNTGWNGTGKRISIQATRAIIDSILDGSIENAEFVQLPYFNLAMPTALNGVQEQHILDPRNTYEDKGDWDVKAKDLAQRFVANFEKFTDNEEGKALVAAGPQL; encoded by the coding sequence ATGACTGATCTGGATCTAGGCCGTTACGGCATCACAGACGTCACTGAAATTGTCCATAACCCTTCTTATGAACAACTGTTCGAAGAAGAAACACGCGCTGATCTTCAAGGTTTTGAAAAAGGTGTTGTCACCGACCTTGGTGCGGTTGCCGTTGATACTGGTATTTTTACTGGTCGTTCGCCAAAGGACAAATACATTGTGCGCGACGAAACCACCAAAGACACGTTGTGGTGGGCTGACCAAGGCAAAAATGATAACAAAGCGATTACCCCTGAAATTTGGGCTGATCTGAAAGAAACAGTTACCGGTCAATTATCTGGCAAGCGTCTGTTTGTTGTTGATACCTATTGCGGTGCAAACGAAGACACGCGCCTTGCAGTGCGCTTCATTACTGAAGTGGCATGGCAAGCCCACTTCGTGAAAAACATGTTTATTCGCCCATCAGCAGAAGAGTTAGAAAACTTCACTCCTGATTTCGTGGTCATGAATGGTGCAAAATGTATCAACCACAAATGGCAAGAGCACGGCCTTAACTCTGAGAACTTCGTTGCCTTTAATTTAACTGAGCGCATTCAGTTAATTGGTGGTACTTGGTACGGCGGCGAAATGAAGAAAGGTATGTTCTCAATCATGAACTACTATCTGCCGTTGCAAGGCATTGCATCAATGCACTGTTCTGCCAATGTTGGTGAAGATGGCGACGTTGCTATTTTCTTTGGCTTATCAGGTACCGGTAAAACCACGTTATCAACCGATCCAAAACGTCAGTTGATTGGTGACGACGAGCACGGTTGGGATGACGACGGCGTATTTAATTTTGAAGGTGGTTGTTATGCAAAAACGATCAACCTGTCAGCTGAAGCAGAACCAGATATTTACAACGCAATTCGTCGCGACGCATTGTTAGAAAACGTAACCGTTGATGACGAAGGCCGTGTTGATTTCGACGATAACTCGAAAACTGAAAACACGCGTGTGTCGTACCCGATTTATCACATCGATAACATTGTGAAACCAGTTTCTAAAGCCGGTCACGCTCAGAAAGTTATCTTCTTAACAGCTGATGCGTTTGGCGTATTACCGCCTGTTTCAAAACTGACGAAAGAACAAACCGAGTACTACTTCTTGTCAGGCTTCACTGCGAAGTTGGCTGGTACTGAGCGCGGCATTACTGAACCGACGCCAACGTTCTCAAGCTGTTTTGGTGCAGCATTCTTAACGCTACACCCAACACAATACGCTGAAGTATTGGTGAAGCGTATGGAAGCATCTGGTGCAGAAGCTTACTTAGTGAATACCGGCTGGAACGGCACTGGTAAGCGTATTTCAATTCAAGCCACGCGCGCTATCATTGACTCGATTCTTGACGGTAGCATTGAAAATGCGGAATTTGTTCAGTTGCCGTATTTCAACTTGGCCATGCCGACCGCATTGAACGGCGTTCAAGAGCAGCACATTCTCGACCCGCGTAATACCTACGAAGATAAAGGTGATTGGGATGTGAAAGCTAAAGACTTGGCACAGCGTTTTGTCGCGAACTTCGAGAAGTTCACTGACAATGAAGAAGGTAAAGCGCTGGTTGCAGCAGGTCCTCAGCTCTAA
- the coaD gene encoding pantetheine-phosphate adenylyltransferase, producing MHKRAIYPGTFDPITNGHADLIERAANLFSEIIVGVANSPSKKPMFTLEERVELVREVTAELPNVTVVGFSGLLVDFAKEQGATVLIRGLRAVSDFEYEFQLANMNRRLFPGLESVFLTPAEENSFISSTLVKEVAIHHGDVRQFTDARVAEALENKIKAR from the coding sequence ATGCACAAACGCGCCATTTATCCTGGAACCTTTGATCCTATTACCAATGGTCATGCCGATTTAATTGAGCGGGCAGCGAATTTGTTCAGTGAAATTATTGTGGGTGTCGCAAATAGTCCCAGCAAAAAGCCGATGTTTACGCTGGAAGAGCGCGTTGAGCTGGTGCGAGAAGTGACCGCTGAATTACCGAATGTCACCGTGGTTGGGTTTAGCGGCTTGCTGGTAGATTTCGCCAAAGAGCAGGGCGCAACGGTATTGATCCGCGGTTTGCGTGCCGTGTCTGATTTTGAATATGAATTTCAGTTGGCAAATATGAATCGCCGTTTATTCCCGGGCTTAGAAAGCGTGTTTTTAACGCCGGCTGAAGAGAATTCGTTTATTTCTTCTACGTTGGTGAAAGAAGTGGCTATTCACCACGGCGACGTGCGCCAATTCACTGACGCACGTGTTGCAGAAGCCTTGGAAAATAAAATTAAAGCGCGCTAG
- a CDS encoding glycine C-acetyltransferase produces MKQDFYQQLETQLEELKNEGLYKSERIILGDQDAEIEVGDGESVLNFCANNYLGLANNSELIKAAKKGLDEHGFGTASVRFICGTQDIHKTLEAKLSAFLGTEDTILYSSCFDANGGLFETLMGPEDAIISDELNHASIIDGIRLSKAKRFRYKNNDMADLEAQLKQAKADGARNILIATDGVFSMDGVIANLNGICDLADEYGALVMMDDCHATGFLGENGKGTHEYCNVLGRVDIITGTLGKALGGASGGYTSGKKPVIDWLRQRSRPYLFSNSVAPAIVQASIRVLEMLENGHDLRQKLWDNANYFRSEMTKAGFTLSGADHAIIPVMIGDARLASEMADRMLKEGIYVVGFSFPVVPRGKARIRTQMSAAHTREQLDRAIDAFTRIGKDLGII; encoded by the coding sequence ATGAAGCAAGATTTTTATCAACAGCTTGAAACGCAGTTAGAAGAGCTGAAGAACGAAGGTTTATACAAAAGCGAACGCATTATTCTTGGTGATCAAGATGCTGAAATTGAAGTTGGCGATGGCGAATCGGTATTGAACTTTTGTGCCAACAACTATTTAGGTTTGGCCAATAACTCGGAGCTCATCAAAGCAGCGAAAAAAGGTCTTGATGAACACGGTTTTGGTACAGCTTCAGTTCGTTTTATTTGCGGTACGCAAGATATTCATAAAACGCTTGAAGCAAAATTAAGCGCGTTTTTAGGTACCGAAGACACAATTCTGTACTCGTCATGCTTTGATGCAAACGGCGGCTTATTCGAAACATTGATGGGCCCAGAAGACGCAATAATCAGTGACGAACTCAACCATGCATCGATTATCGACGGCATTCGTTTGAGCAAAGCCAAGCGTTTCCGCTATAAAAACAATGATATGGCTGACTTGGAAGCACAATTAAAGCAAGCAAAAGCCGATGGCGCTCGCAACATTCTAATCGCCACCGATGGCGTCTTCTCAATGGACGGCGTGATTGCAAACTTGAATGGCATCTGCGACCTAGCCGACGAATACGGCGCATTGGTGATGATGGACGATTGTCACGCCACCGGTTTCTTGGGCGAGAACGGTAAAGGCACGCACGAGTACTGCAACGTTTTGGGTCGCGTGGATATCATTACCGGTACTTTAGGTAAGGCTCTTGGCGGTGCTTCTGGTGGTTATACCTCAGGTAAAAAACCGGTGATTGACTGGTTACGTCAGCGTTCACGCCCGTACTTGTTCTCAAACTCAGTTGCACCAGCGATTGTTCAAGCCTCTATTCGCGTACTCGAAATGCTTGAAAATGGTCATGATCTTCGTCAAAAACTCTGGGATAACGCAAACTACTTCCGTAGCGAAATGACCAAAGCCGGGTTTACTTTAAGTGGTGCAGATCACGCGATTATCCCGGTGATGATTGGTGATGCGCGCCTTGCTTCAGAGATGGCTGACCGCATGCTGAAAGAAGGTATTTACGTTGTCGGCTTCTCATTCCCAGTGGTGCCGCGCGGCAAAGCACGAATCCGTACGCAAATGTCTGCCGCACACACCCGTGAGCAACTCGATCGCGCCATTGACGCATTCACGCGTATTGGCAAAGATCTCGGCATTATTTAA
- a CDS encoding GGDEF domain-containing protein, which produces MAGLKELFNKGWWVIPHPFQPEDLRYWRIKLMQNIQLILQIYTGIFFFLNIFLFDYPLMAVADAVLFGGILALQLDLRKHLNIERSARLLIGIIVIFLSIYFVLAQGRNYSFIWFSMVPLLAFFLLGLHLGLYVSGIFLTALVAFVIWFAPQWPSYAINIPAVFNISLALFAVLTISRHYEKSREEAFSFLAKRNSELEILAKTDPLTQLNNRSHLDDVLEQELSRAQRHEHDLAVLILDTDHFKTLNDSYGHIVGDQVLKELSEVLLSHVRSSDNLGRWGGEEFLIIAPDTNEGGAVELAEKIRIAVAEHRFTDEKLHLTVSIGCAAYSSEDTLVSIVQRADNGLYQAKHDGRNCTRLGKTTRILRK; this is translated from the coding sequence GTGGCAGGTCTTAAGGAACTATTTAATAAAGGGTGGTGGGTTATTCCCCACCCTTTTCAGCCAGAAGACCTGCGCTACTGGCGGATAAAGTTAATGCAGAATATTCAACTGATTCTGCAGATATACACTGGGATATTCTTTTTTCTAAATATCTTTCTATTTGACTATCCATTAATGGCGGTCGCTGATGCAGTGCTATTTGGCGGTATATTGGCATTGCAGCTTGATCTTCGTAAACACCTCAATATTGAGCGTAGCGCTCGTTTACTAATTGGCATCATTGTCATTTTTCTCAGTATTTATTTTGTGCTCGCACAAGGCCGCAACTATTCTTTTATTTGGTTTAGCATGGTGCCTTTGCTTGCGTTTTTCTTGCTTGGTTTGCATCTGGGGCTTTATGTAAGTGGTATTTTTTTAACTGCTTTAGTAGCCTTTGTAATTTGGTTTGCGCCACAGTGGCCAAGTTACGCAATTAATATTCCAGCCGTTTTTAATATCTCGCTCGCACTGTTTGCGGTACTGACTATTTCACGTCACTATGAAAAATCACGCGAAGAAGCCTTTAGTTTTCTTGCTAAACGAAACAGCGAGTTAGAGATACTAGCTAAAACCGATCCGTTAACTCAGTTGAATAACCGCTCGCATCTAGATGATGTACTAGAACAGGAACTCAGTCGGGCACAACGCCATGAGCATGATCTCGCGGTATTGATTCTCGATACCGATCACTTTAAAACCCTGAATGATAGTTATGGGCACATTGTTGGTGACCAAGTTCTTAAAGAGCTTAGCGAAGTGCTATTGAGTCATGTTCGCTCAAGCGACAATCTTGGACGTTGGGGCGGCGAAGAATTCTTGATAATTGCGCCCGATACTAATGAAGGCGGCGCTGTCGAGCTAGCCGAGAAAATTCGCATTGCTGTTGCAGAGCACCGTTTTACCGATGAGAAGTTACACCTCACAGTGAGTATCGGTTGTGCAGCATACAGCTCGGAAGACACCCTTGTCTCAATTGTTCAGCGCGCGGATAACGGGTTATATCAAGCCAAGCACGACGGTCGCAATTGCACCCGTTTAGGTAAAACTACACGCATTCTCAGAAAATAA
- the fabR gene encoding HTH-type transcriptional repressor FabR yields the protein MAGVRAAQKEKTRRALIQAAMNQLSAEHGYSSLSLREVAREAGIAPTSFYRHFQNMEELGLTLVDEGGLTLRQLLRQSRQQIAKGGSIIRASVTTFMEFVTNNTAIFRLLLQEKSGNSREFRLAVTREVEHFTAELVDYLVDEQQFEREVAELQADAIVRIVFSAGADALDADTKERQRLTEQTIAQLRIVARGAESMRQAAKTKESTAL from the coding sequence ATGGCCGGTGTTCGCGCAGCCCAAAAAGAAAAAACCCGACGCGCCCTTATTCAAGCGGCAATGAATCAGCTTAGTGCCGAACATGGTTATTCCAGTTTAAGCCTGCGTGAAGTCGCTCGCGAAGCCGGTATTGCGCCAACCTCTTTTTATCGACACTTTCAAAATATGGAAGAATTAGGTTTGACGTTGGTGGACGAAGGCGGCCTTACATTGCGCCAATTATTGCGGCAATCGCGTCAGCAAATTGCCAAAGGTGGTTCCATTATTCGTGCGTCAGTTACCACATTTATGGAGTTTGTAACCAACAACACCGCTATTTTCCGTTTATTACTACAAGAAAAATCAGGCAACTCACGTGAATTTCGCTTAGCCGTAACCCGCGAAGTGGAGCATTTTACTGCTGAGTTAGTCGATTATCTCGTCGATGAGCAACAGTTTGAACGTGAAGTGGCTGAGTTACAGGCTGATGCCATTGTGCGGATTGTATTCAGCGCCGGCGCCGATGCGTTAGATGCTGACACCAAAGAGCGCCAGCGTTTAACCGAGCAGACAATCGCGCAGTTACGAATCGTTGCGCGGGGTGCAGAATCTATGCGCCAAGCGGCCAAAACCAAAGAATCAACGGCACTGTAG
- a CDS encoding sodium-dependent transporter — MRDSFHTRIGFVLAAAGSAIGLGNIWGFPSQVANHGGAAFLIVYLLVVVVLAVPALYTELSLGHAAQANPVKALSSLSATAQPLTAISGKTMGYLNVVGAILMLSFYHLVAAWMLAEGFTFLLTALQLPAMTPFFADASMLRDIILLLVFVALTFGIVINGVQQGIERWSRRLMPLLVVLLVGLIAYMSTLPGSADGFRAYLVPDFSAMWNADLLVSAMGQAFFSLSIGLGGMMIYGSYLKKDTRIGRLTWSVAALDTFVAFLAGLLIIPALYVAMAQGLSVTEGEQLIGEGRLIFQVLPDLFTQLGYAGAWLGFGFFALLSIAALTSTIATAEVPIAYAIETHPLNRRQAASIIAAIIAVIGCALVIWFEPLFNWVVTYVTQFQLPLSGLFYFIVLGWFWQRSNRVRELATTSWRYRLLFWHLRLICPLLLAWVFVDVAL, encoded by the coding sequence ATGCGCGATAGTTTTCATACACGAATTGGCTTTGTACTTGCTGCAGCAGGCTCAGCTATTGGCCTCGGCAATATTTGGGGTTTCCCTAGTCAAGTTGCAAACCACGGTGGCGCTGCATTTTTAATCGTCTATTTACTGGTTGTCGTGGTCCTCGCCGTACCCGCGTTATACACCGAATTAAGCCTTGGTCACGCGGCTCAAGCCAACCCAGTAAAAGCCCTTAGCTCGTTAAGTGCGACAGCACAACCGTTGACAGCAATCAGCGGTAAAACGATGGGTTACTTGAACGTTGTCGGCGCCATTTTAATGCTGAGTTTTTATCACTTAGTGGCCGCATGGATGCTCGCTGAAGGCTTCACCTTCCTGTTGACTGCCCTTCAATTGCCGGCAATGACCCCATTTTTTGCAGACGCCTCGATGCTGCGCGATATTATATTGCTACTGGTTTTCGTCGCCTTGACCTTCGGGATTGTCATCAACGGGGTGCAGCAAGGTATCGAACGTTGGTCGCGACGCTTAATGCCGTTGTTAGTCGTGTTGCTAGTTGGTTTGATTGCCTACATGAGTACGTTGCCGGGCTCTGCCGATGGATTTCGCGCTTATTTGGTGCCAGATTTTTCCGCGATGTGGAATGCTGATTTATTAGTTTCTGCCATGGGCCAAGCGTTTTTCTCGCTGTCGATTGGATTAGGCGGCATGATGATTTATGGCAGCTATTTGAAGAAAGACACAAGAATCGGTCGGTTAACTTGGAGCGTCGCGGCACTGGATACCTTCGTGGCGTTTTTGGCTGGTTTGCTGATTATACCGGCATTGTATGTTGCGATGGCGCAAGGGCTAAGCGTTACTGAAGGCGAGCAGCTGATTGGCGAAGGTCGTTTGATTTTCCAAGTGCTGCCGGATTTGTTTACCCAATTAGGTTATGCCGGTGCGTGGTTAGGCTTTGGCTTTTTCGCTTTGCTGAGTATTGCGGCACTCACCTCAACCATTGCAACGGCTGAAGTGCCAATTGCCTATGCCATTGAAACGCATCCGCTCAATCGTCGCCAAGCGGCAAGCATTATTGCGGCAATCATAGCGGTGATTGGGTGTGCGTTGGTGATTTGGTTTGAGCCATTATTTAACTGGGTGGTTACCTACGTCACACAGTTTCAGCTACCACTCTCCGGCTTATTCTATTTTATTGTGCTGGGTTGGTTTTGGCAGCGCAGTAACCGTGTACGTGAGTTGGCGACAACGTCATGGCGTTACCGCCTGTTATTCTGGCATTTACGTTTGATATGTCCGCTATTGTTAGCGTGGGTATTTGTGGATGTCGCGCTGTAA
- a CDS encoding SLC13 family permease, translated as MVDQLLIGAILLGALVLFVWDRWRYDLVAMFALLVAAALGLVPTNEVFSGFGNAAVITVAAVLVISHAMWRSGVVDALASLMKRVGDKAWVQMLALTSITAFCSAFISNTGTMAIMIPVALQLSRSGLGHASKVLMPMAFGSLLGGTVTMIGTPSNIIVADIRRESVGDSFGIFDFTAVGVSLTVIGLVFMWLTSRWLVPKTNSRDSANSPYDMSSYMTELWVPSTASYVGQTLYELESRIKENFAVVAIKQDKTVMTAPPRYYRIKAEDVLIVEADTDTLQQIIDATGFELNAEEELADRFLISDEVQVVEGVVGPDSRLVGRSAADLRLRHRFGVNVLAVARQGQPVKPNLANIRFKPGDVLLLQGDAEILTDVFRRFGCFPLAQRSMRIGAVKKLFTPLAIFAAAIMLSALGFLSVPVAFTAAAGAMVLSNIIPLRELYENVDWPIVVLLGATIPLGGALERSGAAHTLADWALLVSNDAPAAVALSILLVVTLALSNIINNAAAAVLMAPIGLNMASGLGVSADPFLMVVAIGAALPFITPIGHQSNILVMGPGGYAFGDYWKLGLPLTLVLCVATVPLILWFWPLGA; from the coding sequence ATGGTTGACCAATTATTAATCGGAGCAATTCTGCTAGGCGCTTTAGTCCTTTTTGTGTGGGACCGCTGGCGCTATGACTTGGTGGCGATGTTCGCTTTATTAGTAGCGGCAGCTCTAGGATTAGTACCAACCAACGAAGTATTTTCAGGTTTTGGTAATGCAGCGGTGATTACGGTGGCGGCAGTATTAGTCATTAGTCATGCCATGTGGCGTTCTGGTGTGGTTGATGCGTTAGCGTCACTAATGAAACGTGTTGGCGATAAAGCTTGGGTGCAAATGTTGGCACTCACCAGTATCACCGCGTTTTGTTCTGCGTTTATCAGTAATACCGGCACGATGGCTATTATGATCCCCGTCGCTTTGCAACTGTCACGCAGCGGGCTAGGTCACGCTTCCAAGGTGCTCATGCCGATGGCTTTTGGCTCATTGTTGGGCGGTACCGTGACCATGATTGGTACACCTTCCAATATTATTGTGGCAGATATCCGTCGTGAATCAGTCGGTGACAGTTTTGGTATTTTTGATTTTACCGCAGTGGGCGTATCGCTAACGGTCATTGGCTTAGTGTTTATGTGGCTAACCAGCCGCTGGTTGGTGCCGAAAACCAATAGTCGTGACAGCGCTAACTCACCGTATGATATGAGTTCATATATGACCGAGTTATGGGTGCCATCAACCGCCAGCTACGTCGGGCAAACGCTCTACGAACTCGAAAGTCGCATCAAAGAAAACTTCGCGGTCGTCGCGATAAAACAAGATAAAACTGTGATGACAGCCCCGCCTCGTTATTACCGAATCAAGGCGGAAGATGTTCTGATAGTTGAAGCGGACACAGACACACTTCAACAAATTATCGACGCGACCGGCTTTGAATTAAACGCAGAAGAAGAATTAGCTGATCGCTTCTTAATTTCGGATGAGGTTCAAGTTGTGGAAGGCGTTGTGGGCCCTGACTCACGCTTAGTAGGCCGGTCGGCTGCCGATTTACGCTTGCGTCATCGGTTTGGTGTGAATGTGTTAGCCGTTGCTCGACAAGGGCAACCGGTGAAACCCAACTTAGCGAATATTCGCTTTAAACCCGGTGATGTTTTGTTGTTGCAGGGAGATGCCGAAATTCTCACGGATGTATTCCGCCGTTTTGGATGCTTTCCATTAGCTCAGCGCAGTATGCGAATTGGTGCCGTTAAAAAACTGTTTACGCCGCTCGCCATTTTTGCGGCTGCCATTATGCTCAGTGCGCTTGGTTTTCTATCGGTTCCCGTGGCTTTTACTGCTGCCGCTGGGGCAATGGTGTTGAGCAATATTATTCCGCTGCGCGAGCTTTATGAAAACGTTGATTGGCCCATAGTTGTTTTACTTGGTGCGACCATTCCGTTAGGTGGCGCTCTAGAACGAAGTGGCGCGGCACATACCCTTGCTGATTGGGCGCTTCTGGTGAGTAACGATGCACCTGCTGCGGTGGCATTATCGATATTATTAGTTGTCACATTGGCGTTATCGAACATTATTAATAACGCCGCTGCAGCGGTATTGATGGCGCCAATTGGTTTGAATATGGCAAGTGGTCTTGGCGTATCAGCGGACCCGTTTTTGATGGTGGTTGCGATTGGTGCCGCATTACCTTTTATTACACCGATTGGGCATCAATCGAATATATTAGTGATGGGCCCAGGCGGTTATGCTTTCGGCGACTATTGGAAGCTCGGACTTCCACTCACGTTGGTGCTGTGCGTTGCTACAGTGCCGTTGATTCTTTGGTTTTGGCCGCTTGGCGCATAG